Proteins found in one Palaeococcus ferrophilus DSM 13482 genomic segment:
- the mtnA gene encoding S-methyl-5-thioribose-1-phosphate isomerase, translated as MEMRYRPEELTRLPRSVTYERGRVVMIDQTLLPREFKTIELRTIDEVAEAIITMKVRGAPAIGAAAAFGLALYADTSNAKTKDEFMDGFYSAYERLKNTRPTAVNLFWALNRIKGLVEEHMEDNLDEIKRLIVAEAGKIADEDVEANLRMGHYGAEVLPEGNVLTHCNAGSLATVQLGTVGAVLRVMHRDGTLKLLWVDETRPVLQGARLSAWEYHYDGILLKLISDNMAGFVMQQGKVDAIIVGADRIVANGDFANKIGTYSLAVLAREHGIPFFTVAPLSTIDMSLKSGKEIPIEERKPEEVLTCGGCKIAPDVDVYNPAFDVTPHKYLTGIITDQGVVWPPFERNLKKLFKE; from the coding sequence ATGGAGATGAGGTACAGGCCCGAGGAACTCACGAGGCTCCCGAGGAGCGTGACCTACGAGAGGGGAAGGGTTGTCATGATCGACCAGACCCTCCTCCCGAGAGAGTTTAAGACGATAGAGCTCAGAACCATCGATGAGGTCGCCGAGGCTATCATTACCATGAAGGTTCGCGGTGCTCCGGCGATAGGTGCCGCTGCCGCCTTTGGATTGGCCCTCTACGCGGACACTTCCAACGCTAAAACAAAGGACGAGTTCATGGATGGGTTTTATTCGGCCTACGAGAGGCTCAAGAACACGAGACCTACAGCGGTGAACCTCTTCTGGGCGCTCAACAGGATAAAGGGTCTCGTAGAGGAGCATATGGAAGACAACCTCGACGAGATAAAGAGGCTCATAGTCGCGGAAGCGGGGAAGATAGCGGACGAAGATGTGGAAGCTAACCTCAGGATGGGTCACTACGGTGCCGAGGTTCTCCCTGAGGGGAACGTTCTAACCCACTGCAACGCGGGAAGCCTTGCAACGGTTCAGCTCGGAACCGTCGGTGCAGTTCTGAGGGTCATGCACCGCGATGGAACGCTGAAGCTCCTCTGGGTGGACGAGACGAGACCCGTCCTCCAGGGCGCGAGACTCTCAGCCTGGGAGTACCACTACGACGGCATTCTCCTAAAGCTCATAAGCGATAACATGGCGGGCTTCGTGATGCAACAGGGTAAAGTCGATGCCATCATCGTCGGCGCCGACAGGATAGTTGCCAACGGAGACTTCGCCAACAAGATAGGGACGTACAGCCTGGCGGTTCTCGCGAGGGAGCACGGGATTCCCTTCTTCACGGTCGCGCCGCTCTCGACGATAGACATGAGCCTCAAGAGCGGGAAGGAGATACCCATAGAGGAGCGCAAGCCCGAGGAGGTTCTCACCTGCGGCGGCTGCAAGATAGCTCCAGATGTGGACGTTTACAACCCCGCCTTTGACGTGACACCCCACAAGTACCTGACCGGGATAATCACCGACCAAGGTGTAGTGTGGCCGCCCTTCGAAAGGAATCTGAAAAAATTGTTCAAAGAATGA
- a CDS encoding cell wall-binding repeat-containing protein: MMWKKVLASLFGVLLLAGIVPLISAEENNTVDLSMVILVSDNEADSALAEKIAESLNVSIVVTPWGVYDPNVTSEIASYAPDKVLIIGGPAAVPKLYEDDLVSLNISYARVWGKDRYGTNAQALEYLVKNYPELMKNVKIVIAHGRDLGAIKDIENRSNVFPIYVDNGHENQTDLLGIIKVSGVVIIKTPISGNITERIRERVRERAENVTEVEENITAEVAWEAIEIAQNKTALAESMVENATIPAAPKLLELAKKELDRALEAYNESNYGKAYGQAMAAKVHAEAVIRMSTEKFSEKFRNNLEVRAKVEIAKVERMVERFGEMGFNVTAANETLQQAKAAYDGGRYGEAYSLAKEAEDMLRGLIHEKKLEIREKMREKIKERIQRGRRHGQRP; this comes from the coding sequence ATGATGTGGAAGAAAGTCCTGGCTAGCCTCTTTGGAGTGCTGCTCTTGGCCGGGATTGTGCCCCTAATAAGTGCCGAGGAGAATAACACCGTTGACCTCAGCATGGTAATCCTCGTCAGCGACAACGAGGCGGACTCAGCGCTGGCGGAGAAGATAGCGGAGAGCCTTAACGTCTCGATTGTTGTGACCCCCTGGGGCGTCTACGACCCCAACGTGACGTCGGAGATAGCGAGCTACGCTCCGGATAAGGTGCTCATCATAGGCGGCCCTGCGGCGGTTCCAAAGCTCTACGAGGACGACCTCGTGAGCCTCAACATAAGCTACGCGAGGGTCTGGGGCAAAGACCGCTACGGAACCAACGCGCAGGCCCTTGAGTACCTCGTTAAGAACTACCCCGAGCTCATGAAGAACGTCAAAATCGTCATCGCCCACGGCCGCGACCTTGGAGCGATAAAGGACATAGAGAACAGGAGCAACGTCTTTCCGATATACGTGGATAACGGTCATGAGAACCAGACGGACCTCCTCGGAATAATAAAGGTCTCGGGCGTTGTGATAATAAAAACCCCGATTTCGGGCAACATTACGGAGCGCATAAGGGAGCGCGTCAGGGAGAGGGCCGAGAACGTTACGGAGGTCGAGGAGAACATAACGGCGGAGGTTGCGTGGGAGGCCATTGAAATCGCCCAGAACAAGACTGCCCTTGCAGAGAGCATGGTGGAGAACGCGACCATCCCAGCCGCGCCAAAGCTCCTTGAGCTCGCCAAGAAGGAGCTTGACAGGGCCCTTGAGGCCTACAACGAGAGCAACTATGGAAAAGCCTACGGCCAGGCAATGGCCGCCAAGGTGCACGCCGAGGCTGTGATAAGGATGAGCACCGAGAAGTTCAGCGAGAAGTTCAGGAACAACCTTGAGGTCAGGGCGAAGGTCGAGATAGCCAAGGTCGAGCGCATGGTGGAGCGCTTCGGTGAGATGGGCTTCAACGTAACAGCTGCCAACGAGACCCTCCAGCAGGCCAAAGCCGCTTACGATGGGGGCAGGTACGGCGAGGCCTACTCACTGGCCAAGGAAGCGGAGGACATGCTCAGGGGTCTCATCCATGAGAAGAAGCTCGAGATCAGGGAGAAAATGAGGGAGAAGATAAAAGAACGGATCCAGAGGGGCCGAAGGCATGGACAGAGGCCGTGA
- a CDS encoding M20/M25/M40 family metallo-hydrolase: MKAERAKEVLVNLLKIPSPSGHEDRVALHIMEFLHKLDYDVHIESDGEIIDLVVNPDAELFFEVHIDTIPVRTEPFVRGNIVYGTGASDIKGGAAAILLMMENIKKLNQELNVGVVFVSDEEHGGKGSALFMERYKPKMAVVLEPTDLEVHIAHAGNIEAYFEVDGKEAHGACPESGINAIEETYKMVTELKNLEPFKRSGKYFDPHIGIQELICENPVYLIPALCRGRLEARLLPDQEVEDILDLLDPILDEYTLSYEYTEIWDGYELEEDEEIVQLAKRAMEITDIDEFGGMRSWTDAINFMYNGTRTIVFGPGNLDISHTKNEHIDVRDIVTASEFLMALNELYGKS; the protein is encoded by the coding sequence ATGAAAGCTGAAAGGGCCAAGGAGGTTCTTGTTAATCTCCTCAAAATACCCTCGCCTTCGGGCCATGAGGACAGGGTAGCGCTCCACATCATGGAATTCCTCCACAAACTCGACTACGACGTTCACATCGAGAGCGACGGCGAGATAATTGACCTTGTCGTTAATCCGGACGCGGAGCTCTTCTTCGAGGTGCACATTGACACAATCCCCGTCAGGACGGAGCCCTTCGTGAGGGGCAACATAGTCTACGGAACCGGCGCGAGCGACATAAAGGGCGGAGCGGCAGCAATACTCCTCATGATGGAGAACATCAAGAAGCTCAATCAGGAGCTGAACGTTGGTGTTGTCTTCGTCAGCGACGAGGAGCACGGCGGGAAGGGAAGCGCCCTCTTCATGGAGCGCTACAAGCCCAAGATGGCCGTAGTTCTCGAACCGACGGATCTGGAAGTCCACATCGCCCACGCCGGCAACATAGAGGCCTACTTTGAGGTGGACGGCAAGGAAGCGCATGGAGCGTGCCCCGAGAGCGGCATCAACGCAATAGAGGAGACCTACAAGATGGTAACCGAACTGAAGAACCTGGAACCCTTTAAGAGGAGTGGAAAGTACTTCGACCCCCACATAGGCATCCAGGAGCTCATATGCGAGAATCCCGTCTACCTCATCCCCGCCCTCTGCAGGGGAAGGCTTGAGGCGAGGCTCCTTCCGGACCAGGAGGTGGAGGACATACTCGACCTCCTCGACCCCATACTGGATGAGTACACGCTCAGCTACGAGTACACGGAGATATGGGATGGCTACGAGCTTGAGGAGGACGAGGAGATAGTCCAGCTGGCGAAGAGGGCGATGGAGATAACGGACATAGACGAGTTCGGCGGAATGAGGAGCTGGACGGATGCGATAAACTTCATGTACAACGGAACCAGAACCATAGTCTTTGGGCCCGGGAACCTCGACATATCACACACGAAAAACGAGCACATTGACGTGAGGGACATAGTAACGGCGAGCGAGTTTCTCATGGCATTGAACGAACTCTACGGCAAAAGTTAG
- a CDS encoding cytochrome c biogenesis protein produces the protein MDAVLTVAAGEIPLGAQNIAEFTGVTLSVVALGVLNALRPSIFLMIIFLLSMIALTDERRVLRVGFAFTLGAFLGYSVIAVALMNLHSKIPFLRYFVVAFGVTVGIYKILSALGYVALSISSPLREKSNRILEKATSPPAAFVIGSVMAFLSLSCVLPSYLLVSSLLSGGFSASTTTALLIVFVGISVLPFALVTLGFHYGAKYAKLGSAVDRLSSMSGRGNLVMGVVLVLVSILYALLFIL, from the coding sequence ATGGATGCGGTGCTAACAGTGGCAGCCGGAGAAATACCATTAGGAGCTCAGAATATTGCTGAGTTCACCGGTGTCACGCTCTCTGTGGTGGCCCTCGGTGTTCTAAACGCCCTCCGCCCCTCAATCTTTCTAATGATAATTTTCCTCCTCTCGATGATAGCCCTGACAGATGAGAGAAGGGTTCTCAGGGTAGGCTTTGCCTTCACACTCGGCGCGTTTTTAGGTTATTCTGTTATTGCTGTCGCCCTCATGAATCTGCACTCTAAAATACCTTTCCTGAGGTACTTTGTGGTGGCCTTTGGGGTCACCGTTGGCATTTACAAAATACTTTCCGCTTTGGGATACGTGGCACTCTCCATTTCCAGTCCCCTGAGGGAGAAGAGCAACCGAATTCTGGAAAAAGCAACGTCCCCTCCTGCAGCATTCGTAATAGGAAGCGTCATGGCGTTCCTCTCACTATCCTGTGTCCTCCCCTCGTACCTGCTGGTCAGCTCCCTCCTTTCTGGAGGGTTCTCTGCAAGCACAACCACCGCACTTCTCATAGTCTTCGTGGGAATCTCCGTACTGCCCTTTGCCCTTGTGACCCTGGGGTTCCACTACGGGGCGAAATATGCCAAACTGGGGAGTGCCGTTGACAGGCTCTCTTCAATGAGCGGAAGAGGAAACCTGGTTATGGGTGTGGTGCTCGTGCTCGTGAGTATCCTTTATGCTCTTTTGTTTATACTCTGA
- a CDS encoding class I SAM-dependent methyltransferase, whose product MSKTAKKYDRFSWIYDSFEGLAERRAFSKYRRKALRLAEGKVLEVGVGTGKNLPYYPRGVEVVGIDFSRGMLEKAERKVERLGLENVMLLHMDAQSLEFEDNTFDTAVSTFVFCTVPDPVKGLKEVYRVLKPGGKAIFLEHMKSGSGLLNISLYMMEPFTRALLGTSMLRETQKNIERAGFQIEKVENLFFDIVRLIIARKPGGEYDSEEKPVP is encoded by the coding sequence ATGTCAAAAACTGCCAAAAAATACGATAGGTTTTCTTGGATATACGACTCTTTTGAGGGACTCGCTGAAAGGAGGGCTTTCTCAAAGTACAGAAGAAAGGCCCTCCGCCTAGCAGAAGGCAAAGTCCTCGAGGTGGGGGTGGGAACCGGAAAGAACCTGCCGTACTACCCCCGGGGGGTGGAGGTTGTAGGTATAGACTTCAGTAGGGGAATGCTGGAGAAGGCTGAGAGGAAGGTAGAAAGACTCGGCTTGGAAAACGTTATGCTTTTACACATGGACGCTCAGAGCCTCGAGTTTGAGGACAACACCTTTGACACCGCCGTGAGTACATTCGTCTTCTGCACAGTACCCGATCCTGTTAAGGGCCTGAAGGAGGTATACAGGGTTCTAAAACCTGGAGGGAAGGCGATATTCCTCGAACACATGAAGAGCGGCTCAGGACTGTTAAACATTTCCCTCTACATGATGGAGCCTTTCACACGGGCGCTCCTGGGGACCTCAATGCTCAGGGAGACCCAGAAGAACATCGAGAGGGCCGGGTTCCAAATAGAGAAGGTGGAGAACCTGTTTTTTGACATTGTGAGGCTGATAATTGCGAGGAAACCGGGTGGTGAATATGATAGCGAAGAAAAACCTGTTCCATGA
- a CDS encoding ABC transporter permease → MIAKKNLFHDRGRLAMSVAGVALSVTLVIILLGVYYGMTTLGTNYIVHTDADLWVGQEGIHDLWHTYSLLPRGLSDEIKSVDGVKGVHELIGRAVQIEVPNTGARKTVYIVGFDPASGVGGPWDIVRGTGKPQRGEAVVDQVFFTRNGLKLGQTLKIGNKELEIVGVSKGTFAVVYPYIFVTTEDAAEIFGTTQYVNYYLVQLSGERPADGVISDITERLAERSVAVEILTKERFIQNHKDVINESFNSILFPLVFIGFIIGAAVIGLTLYTMTMEKMREYAILKAIGAQNSFLRRIVFEQAAIITMLGFIAGISLSLLATALVPRFAPEFFVEMNPTTVGVTFAAVLLMGLTAPLVPIRRLNRVDPVVVFNA, encoded by the coding sequence ATGATAGCGAAGAAAAACCTGTTCCATGACAGGGGCAGGCTGGCGATGAGCGTGGCCGGTGTGGCCCTCTCGGTCACGCTGGTTATCATACTCCTTGGAGTCTACTACGGCATGACAACGCTTGGAACAAACTACATTGTACATACCGATGCCGATCTGTGGGTCGGGCAGGAGGGGATCCACGACCTCTGGCACACGTATTCCCTCCTCCCACGGGGCCTAAGTGACGAAATAAAAAGTGTGGACGGCGTCAAAGGCGTCCACGAGCTCATAGGGAGGGCCGTTCAGATAGAGGTCCCAAACACCGGCGCCAGGAAGACCGTCTACATAGTCGGCTTTGATCCCGCCAGCGGGGTCGGGGGTCCCTGGGACATTGTCAGGGGCACGGGGAAACCGCAGAGGGGCGAGGCCGTGGTTGATCAGGTGTTTTTTACGAGGAACGGCCTTAAACTCGGCCAGACGCTTAAGATTGGGAACAAGGAGCTGGAGATAGTCGGCGTTTCAAAGGGGACGTTCGCGGTGGTCTATCCCTACATCTTCGTGACAACCGAGGACGCGGCGGAGATATTCGGCACCACGCAGTACGTGAACTACTACCTCGTCCAGCTCTCCGGCGAGAGGCCGGCCGACGGGGTGATCAGTGACATCACCGAAAGGCTGGCAGAGAGGAGTGTAGCGGTCGAGATACTGACGAAGGAGCGGTTCATCCAGAACCATAAAGATGTGATAAACGAGAGCTTCAACTCGATACTCTTCCCGCTGGTGTTCATAGGCTTCATAATCGGGGCGGCGGTCATAGGCCTTACACTCTACACCATGACGATGGAGAAGATGAGAGAGTACGCAATACTGAAGGCAATTGGGGCCCAGAACAGCTTCCTGAGGAGGATAGTATTTGAACAAGCGGCCATCATAACCATGCTGGGCTTTATAGCCGGCATCAGCCTCTCCCTGCTCGCCACGGCCCTTGTGCCAAGGTTCGCCCCGGAGTTCTTCGTTGAGATGAACCCCACGACAGTGGGCGTAACGTTCGCGGCAGTCCTGCTCATGGGGCTGACCGCGCCGCTGGTCCCGATAAGGAGGCTCAACAGAGTCGACCCGGTGGTGGTATTCAATGCCTGA
- a CDS encoding ABC transporter ATP-binding protein, translating to MPEAILRAKNITKVYGSGRTAVRAVDNVSLILKRGEVVLLMGPSGSGKTTLLTMLSGLLRPTSGSIELYPPENPKRTIELTGLTRDALARLRRERMGFIFQHSNLLEALTAVENVMVPLLIKGVKKVEAREGAERLLVELGMEDRLDSRPSELSGGEQQRVAIARALITDPDIIIADEPTANLDSKNGKEVIKLIHEKAKNGGKCVMIATHDPRILGFADRILYMEDGKIYLKDRGQAEKLLVFKG from the coding sequence ATGCCTGAGGCCATCCTGAGGGCAAAGAACATTACAAAGGTGTACGGCTCGGGCAGAACCGCCGTGAGGGCCGTTGATAACGTGTCCCTTATCCTCAAGAGGGGCGAGGTGGTACTCCTCATGGGGCCGTCCGGTTCGGGGAAGACGACGCTCCTCACCATGCTCAGCGGGCTCCTAAGGCCGACCTCCGGGAGCATAGAGCTGTACCCGCCAGAAAACCCCAAAAGGACCATAGAACTAACGGGGCTAACACGGGATGCACTTGCAAGGCTCAGGCGGGAGAGGATGGGCTTCATCTTCCAGCACTCCAACCTGCTTGAGGCACTGACCGCTGTGGAGAACGTCATGGTGCCCCTGCTGATCAAGGGCGTAAAAAAGGTGGAGGCAAGGGAGGGGGCCGAGCGCCTCCTGGTGGAGCTGGGCATGGAGGACAGACTTGACAGCAGGCCCTCCGAGCTTTCCGGGGGTGAGCAACAGCGCGTTGCAATAGCGAGGGCCCTGATAACCGACCCGGACATCATAATAGCCGACGAGCCCACGGCAAACCTGGACTCCAAAAACGGAAAGGAGGTCATAAAACTCATCCACGAGAAGGCAAAGAACGGGGGCAAGTGCGTGATGATAGCCACCCACGACCCGAGGATACTCGGCTTCGCGGACAGGATACTCTATATGGAAGACGGAAAGATATACCTGAAGGACAGAGGACAGGCTGAAAAGTTGCTGGTTTTTAAGGGATAG
- a CDS encoding PLP-dependent cysteine synthase family protein — protein MGKMIEDYTKMGIHNDIVQTIGNTPLVRLRKMERYFNLRNELYAKVEFFNPGGSIKDRIGKYMIEGAKREGKIVEGGVIVEPTSGNTGVGLALVAADEGYMTVFTMPDKMSTEKELLLKALGAFVIRTPTAVAPSDPNSYYRVAEAVRNLIWKKGRSISREELGEIVKYVQRLVDEERLDELRAILEEEVEETPYAYIPNQYFNKYNPLAHYETTAREIWEQTGGEMNYLFAGIGTGGTITGIGRYLKERKKDVRIIGVDPVGSIYSLVKGGMSLEEALKKAHPYLVEGIGEDILPETVDLSLVDGMVVVNDQEAFAMTRFLARKEGILAGGSSGAALYGTIKYLKENGVEGKKAVVIFPDTGRNYLTKIFNDEWMLENGFEIDDEKVLEVLR, from the coding sequence ATGGGCAAAATGATAGAAGATTATACAAAAATGGGTATTCATAATGACATTGTGCAGACGATAGGCAACACTCCCCTGGTGAGACTCAGGAAGATGGAGAGGTACTTCAACCTTAGAAACGAACTGTATGCCAAGGTGGAGTTCTTCAACCCAGGGGGTAGCATAAAGGACAGGATAGGTAAGTACATGATCGAGGGAGCGAAGAGGGAGGGTAAAATCGTCGAGGGCGGCGTTATAGTGGAGCCGACCTCAGGAAACACCGGTGTAGGCCTCGCACTGGTGGCAGCGGATGAGGGCTACATGACGGTCTTCACGATGCCGGACAAGATGAGCACCGAGAAGGAGCTCCTCCTTAAGGCACTAGGAGCGTTCGTCATAAGAACTCCAACGGCCGTTGCCCCAAGTGATCCGAACTCATACTACAGGGTGGCCGAGGCCGTGAGGAACCTCATCTGGAAGAAGGGGAGGTCCATCAGCAGGGAGGAGCTCGGGGAGATAGTCAAGTACGTCCAGCGGCTCGTTGATGAGGAAAGGCTCGACGAGCTCAGGGCGATCCTTGAGGAGGAAGTTGAGGAAACCCCCTACGCCTACATCCCCAACCAGTACTTCAACAAATACAACCCCCTGGCACACTACGAAACCACAGCGAGGGAGATATGGGAACAGACCGGAGGGGAGATGAATTACCTTTTCGCAGGAATAGGCACCGGCGGGACGATAACCGGGATCGGGCGCTATCTAAAGGAGAGGAAGAAAGATGTAAGGATAATAGGCGTTGACCCGGTAGGCTCCATATACAGCCTTGTTAAGGGTGGAATGAGCCTTGAAGAAGCCCTCAAGAAGGCCCACCCCTACCTCGTCGAGGGAATAGGCGAAGACATCCTTCCGGAGACCGTTGACCTGAGCCTCGTCGATGGCATGGTGGTCGTCAACGACCAGGAGGCCTTTGCGATGACTCGATTCCTCGCGAGGAAGGAGGGAATCCTCGCGGGAGGCTCTTCGGGAGCAGCTCTCTATGGAACTATAAAGTACCTCAAAGAAAATGGTGTTGAGGGCAAGAAGGCCGTCGTGATATTCCCGGATACGGGAAGAAACTACCTGACGAAGATCTTCAACGATGAATGGATGCTGGAGAACGGCTTCGAGATTGACGATGAAAAGGTTCTGGAGGTGCTGAGATGA